One genomic segment of Hordeum vulgare subsp. vulgare chromosome 2H, MorexV3_pseudomolecules_assembly, whole genome shotgun sequence includes these proteins:
- the LOC123431072 gene encoding uncharacterized protein LOC123431072, with product MAAAMLPRLVAVAALVALMCAVAVAQVPAAGGAPTCDIVDQNVVNACYKSFGVGMQNAMADRIISGNVSKVPVDCCVVFGGHSCLCKMKKKWQAQGKKAQDNVQCVREKAC from the coding sequence ATGGCAGCAGCAATGCTCCCAAGGCTCGTTGCCGTGGCGGCGCTGGTCGCGCTGATGTGCGCCGTCGCTGTGGCCCAGGTACCCGCCGCCGGTGGAGCGCCGACGTGCGACATTGTTGATCAGAACGTCGTGAATGCGTGCTACAAGAGCTTCGGAGTAGGTATGCAAAATGCCATGGCCGACAGGATTATTTCGGGTAATGTCAGTAAGGTTCCAGTTGACTGTTGTGTTGTCTTTGGAGGCCACTCATGCCTCTGCAAGATGAAGAAGAAGTGGCAGGCTCAAGGCAAAAAGGCCCAGGATAATGTGCAATGCGTCAGGGAGAAGGCCTGCTAG
- the LOC123431073 gene encoding SKP1-like protein 1 isoform X4, translated as MNTIRKITLKSSDGEEFIVDKTTAMESQTLRHMIEDDCADNAIPLPNVNTKILSKVIEYCNQHVQARPMPADSPVADAAANSSTSAPAAAPAPTVDMKSWDAEFIKVDQATLYDLILAANYLDIKGLLDLTCQTVADMIKGKTPEEIRKTFNIENDFTPEEEAEIRKENQWAFE; from the exons ATGAATACGATCCGA AAGATCACGCTCAAGAGCTCGGACGGCGAGGAGTTCATCGTGGACAAGACAACCGCCATGGAGTCGCAGACCCTCCGCCACATGATCGAGGACGATTGCGCCGACAACGCCATCCCGCTCCCCAACGTCAACACGAAGATCCTCTCCAAGGTCATCGAATACTGCAACCAGCACGTGCAGGCCAGACCAATGCCGGCCGACTCCCCCGTCGCCGACGCCGCCGCCAACTCCTCCACCTCTGCCCCAGCCGCGGCGCCAGCCCCCACCGTGGACATGAAGAGCTGGGACGCCGAGTTCATCAAGGTCGACCAGGCCACCCTCTACGACCTTATCCTGGCTGCAAATTATCTTGACATCAAGGGATTACTGGACCTCACTTGCCAGACTGTCGCCGACATGATCAAGGGCAAGACTCCTGAGGAGATCCGCAAGACCTTCAACATCGAGAATGACTTCAcaccggaggaggaggccgagattCGCAAGGAGAACCAGTGGGCTTTTGAGTAG
- the LOC123431073 gene encoding SKP1-like protein 1 isoform X1, whose amino-acid sequence MASSTESLKKITLKSSDGEEFIVDKTTAMESQTLRHMIEDDCADNAIPLPNVNTKILSKVIEYCNQHVQARPMPADSPVADAAANSSTSAPAAAPAPTVDMKSWDAEFIKVDQATLYDLILAANYLDIKGLLDLTCQTVADMIKGKTPEEIRKTFNIENDFTPEEEAEIRKENQWAFE is encoded by the exons ATGGCTTCCAGCACAGAGAGCTTG AAGAAGATCACGCTCAAGAGCTCGGACGGCGAGGAGTTCATCGTGGACAAGACAACCGCCATGGAGTCGCAGACCCTCCGCCACATGATCGAGGACGATTGCGCCGACAACGCCATCCCGCTCCCCAACGTCAACACGAAGATCCTCTCCAAGGTCATCGAATACTGCAACCAGCACGTGCAGGCCAGACCAATGCCGGCCGACTCCCCCGTCGCCGACGCCGCCGCCAACTCCTCCACCTCTGCCCCAGCCGCGGCGCCAGCCCCCACCGTGGACATGAAGAGCTGGGACGCCGAGTTCATCAAGGTCGACCAGGCCACCCTCTACGACCTTATCCTGGCTGCAAATTATCTTGACATCAAGGGATTACTGGACCTCACTTGCCAGACTGTCGCCGACATGATCAAGGGCAAGACTCCTGAGGAGATCCGCAAGACCTTCAACATCGAGAATGACTTCAcaccggaggaggaggccgagattCGCAAGGAGAACCAGTGGGCTTTTGAGTAG
- the LOC123431073 gene encoding SKP1-like protein 1 isoform X2 yields MAAAEGEKKITLKSSDGEEFIVDKTTAMESQTLRHMIEDDCADNAIPLPNVNTKILSKVIEYCNQHVQARPMPADSPVADAAANSSTSAPAAAPAPTVDMKSWDAEFIKVDQATLYDLILAANYLDIKGLLDLTCQTVADMIKGKTPEEIRKTFNIENDFTPEEEAEIRKENQWAFE; encoded by the coding sequence ATGGCGGCCGCGGAGGGCGAGAAGAAGATCACGCTCAAGAGCTCGGACGGCGAGGAGTTCATCGTGGACAAGACAACCGCCATGGAGTCGCAGACCCTCCGCCACATGATCGAGGACGATTGCGCCGACAACGCCATCCCGCTCCCCAACGTCAACACGAAGATCCTCTCCAAGGTCATCGAATACTGCAACCAGCACGTGCAGGCCAGACCAATGCCGGCCGACTCCCCCGTCGCCGACGCCGCCGCCAACTCCTCCACCTCTGCCCCAGCCGCGGCGCCAGCCCCCACCGTGGACATGAAGAGCTGGGACGCCGAGTTCATCAAGGTCGACCAGGCCACCCTCTACGACCTTATCCTGGCTGCAAATTATCTTGACATCAAGGGATTACTGGACCTCACTTGCCAGACTGTCGCCGACATGATCAAGGGCAAGACTCCTGAGGAGATCCGCAAGACCTTCAACATCGAGAATGACTTCAcaccggaggaggaggccgagattCGCAAGGAGAACCAGTGGGCTTTTGAGTAG
- the LOC123431074 gene encoding SKP1-like protein 1 isoform X3 — translation MNTIRKITLKSSDGEEFIVDKTTAMESQTLRHMIEDDCADNAIPLPNVNTKILSKVIEYCNQHVQARPMPADSPVADAAANSSTSAPAAAPAPTVDMKSWDAEFIKVDQATLYDLILAANYLDIKGLLDLTCQTVADMIKGKTPEEIRKTFNIENDFTPE, via the exons ATGAATACGATCCGA AAGATCACGCTCAAGAGCTCGGACGGCGAGGAGTTCATCGTGGACAAGACAACCGCCATGGAGTCGCAGACCCTCCGCCACATGATCGAGGACGATTGCGCCGACAACGCCATCCCGCTCCCCAACGTCAACACGAAGATCCTCTCCAAGGTCATCGAATACTGCAACCAGCACGTGCAGGCCAGACCAATGCCGGCCGACTCCCCCGTCGCCGACGCCGCCGCCAACTCCTCCACCTCTGCCCCAGCCGCGGCGCCAGCCCCCACCGTGGACATGAAGAGCTGGGACGCCGAGTTCATCAAGGTCGACCAGGCCACCCTCTACGACCTTATCCTGGCTGCAAATTATCTTGACATCAAGGGATTACTGGACCTCACTTGCCAGACTGTCGCCGACATGATCAAGGGCAAGACTCCTGAGGAGATCCGCAAGACCTTCAACATCGAGAATGACTTCACACCGGAGTAG
- the LOC123431074 gene encoding SKP1-like protein 1 isoform X1, whose amino-acid sequence MASSTESLKKITLKSSDGEEFIVDKTTAMESQTLRHMIEDDCADNAIPLPNVNTKILSKVIEYCNQHVQARPMPADSPVADAAANSSTSAPAAAPAPTVDMKSWDAEFIKVDQATLYDLILAANYLDIKGLLDLTCQTVADMIKGKTPEEIRKTFNIENDFTPE is encoded by the exons ATGGCTTCCAGCACAGAGAGCTTG AAGAAGATCACGCTCAAGAGCTCGGACGGCGAGGAGTTCATCGTGGACAAGACAACCGCCATGGAGTCGCAGACCCTCCGCCACATGATCGAGGACGATTGCGCCGACAACGCCATCCCGCTCCCCAACGTCAACACGAAGATCCTCTCCAAGGTCATCGAATACTGCAACCAGCACGTGCAGGCCAGACCAATGCCGGCCGACTCCCCCGTCGCCGACGCCGCCGCCAACTCCTCCACCTCTGCCCCAGCCGCGGCGCCAGCCCCCACCGTGGACATGAAGAGCTGGGACGCCGAGTTCATCAAGGTCGACCAGGCCACCCTCTACGACCTTATCCTGGCTGCAAATTATCTTGACATCAAGGGATTACTGGACCTCACTTGCCAGACTGTCGCCGACATGATCAAGGGCAAGACTCCTGAGGAGATCCGCAAGACCTTCAACATCGAGAATGACTTCACACCGGAGTAG
- the LOC123431074 gene encoding SKP1-like protein 1 isoform X2: MAAAEGEKKITLKSSDGEEFIVDKTTAMESQTLRHMIEDDCADNAIPLPNVNTKILSKVIEYCNQHVQARPMPADSPVADAAANSSTSAPAAAPAPTVDMKSWDAEFIKVDQATLYDLILAANYLDIKGLLDLTCQTVADMIKGKTPEEIRKTFNIENDFTPE, encoded by the coding sequence ATGGCGGCCGCGGAGGGCGAGAAGAAGATCACGCTCAAGAGCTCGGACGGCGAGGAGTTCATCGTGGACAAGACAACCGCCATGGAGTCGCAGACCCTCCGCCACATGATCGAGGACGATTGCGCCGACAACGCCATCCCGCTCCCCAACGTCAACACGAAGATCCTCTCCAAGGTCATCGAATACTGCAACCAGCACGTGCAGGCCAGACCAATGCCGGCCGACTCCCCCGTCGCCGACGCCGCCGCCAACTCCTCCACCTCTGCCCCAGCCGCGGCGCCAGCCCCCACCGTGGACATGAAGAGCTGGGACGCCGAGTTCATCAAGGTCGACCAGGCCACCCTCTACGACCTTATCCTGGCTGCAAATTATCTTGACATCAAGGGATTACTGGACCTCACTTGCCAGACTGTCGCCGACATGATCAAGGGCAAGACTCCTGAGGAGATCCGCAAGACCTTCAACATCGAGAATGACTTCACACCGGAGTAG